In Topomyia yanbarensis strain Yona2022 chromosome 2, ASM3024719v1, whole genome shotgun sequence, one DNA window encodes the following:
- the LOC131683537 gene encoding uncharacterized protein LOC131683537 yields the protein MATSVYATPPPDFSGEEATLSDTSNSSQTISSNNSATKASKRSLSSTFLDSPHAINTITQLSSDSLPDLSKKRRKQSMPSRISANGQEGGIPVDGADNENGKPETCAIETIASAFAEHQNNFQKIFLSNLSQLQKQHLLQQRLNDQPDDVAHEELILNGSDSIISLKNQESLLSLPSTLKGLEDRKEDSKNTSNSDEPEKLNGNEETSFDRNENEIIERRNDDKVDSFDNNVEARMELPNNGHLGDQSHRGFTFKREVLQNTEWDGEIRSSFISNESKSDDWLPIPGLPFPFSPEATAALSASGYLPQMPLLGMSSVSSFGTNDNANRTNVPPLRIFNPEAYCGLCNKEFCNKYFLKTHKANKHGIYEPQSGTNEALPNIGSFNPLHQFSQVFQLQQQQAALQEQQEQSSHQNPNQNADHIPQQLPQMHPMTTPKLPINPIQPTVFCDICFKKFSSLSAMRKHRSKAHDRSTNQQQQPSQLQHQPLQPISEHKTEPESPSNLGQMTPNGAPLRLPDGFREDYSIEQEDAPFTPQPRQLSPLSIQAAREANFSAEKLKLLGVMNPEAFCEICCKEYCNTYFLRTHKLKRHGIFPPSEEIKDEQRSPWNFIQTSPLNLIVGNTDVSGLPPPLRTLSENEENNLPKIDLLKDVDANKSADEEQNQADVSDVKQGDSNAEQEAEAISVDLQKLQSMIMQLNDLNNQRKMTCGVCGKEMENQYLLHAHMIQEHNNMNENNNGVKSSPELALMPTSPNEYEVCKQCDKEFSNAFMLKQHLIEVHGTANGSLKREGFITPDRPTTTPTLSMPPGPSYIDRKPTFSMTPTSSYCEICNKELCNKYFMKTHMQRMHGIEIENGAQIGGVVCNICNKELCSKYFLRVHKHNTHGIVEEGSPLPQTRSNGESAGVKSEGPFSPDSMLKPGEISDVSNRYYSHFTEVCPLCSRRFRSAKWLRAHLLSDHGTMGAEKLREIEHKLGSGNKPNSPSLKIPNGGLQINTAEQKFNPKASFGFQSPGAKFLMKNPFCGLFGVDPSNSNVGPKGYQCSYCPFATPLLPLLFIHERTHTSLDIVQQQLLQEEEKQQHQDSSPPSLVIKSESAVSLARDVSSYSIPTSIPSTVTPSLTPASTPVPSATQEPLNLQPSTAQQPFDRDSPPAPSQDSHKSPTPKSERNGLLSEMANLTQRPAVYALPQQSGPLLMQSFLLEESVAGHPKNPEEQPPANRFVPAVVFLPVKERILAPMTISFTLSPA from the coding sequence ATGGCCACCTCAGTTTATGCAACGCCACCGCCCGATTTCAGCGGGGAAGAAGCCACCTTAAGTGATACCTCTAACTCATCGCAAACGATCAGTTCCAACAATTCAGCAACGAAAGCCTCGAAACGGTCACTGTCCTCCACATTCCTGGATTCACCACACGCCATCAACACTATCACGCAACTTAGTTCGGACAGTTTACCGGATTTGtcgaaaaaacgacgaaaacAATCGATGCCCAGTCGCATTTCAGCAAATGGACAGGAAGGCGGCATCCCCGTTGATGGCGCTGACAACGAGAACGGAAAACCTGAGACTTGTGCGATCGAAACGATTGCCAGTGCATTTGCGGAACATCAAAACAACTTTCAGAAGATATTTCTGTCCAACCTTAGTCAATTACAGAAACAGCATCTCTTGCAGCAACGTTTGAATGATCAGCCGGATGACGTTGCCCACGAAGAACTGATTCTGAATGGATCGGATTCTATTATTTCCCTTAAAAACCAGGAAAGTTTGCTCAGTCTACCGTCAACATTGAAAGGTCTTGAAGATAGGAAAGAGGATTCCAAGAATACAAGCAACAGTGACGAGCCTGAAAAGCTGAATGGCAATGAAGAAACCAGCTTCGACCGGAATGAAAACGAAATAATCGAGCGTAGAAATGACGATAAAGTCGATTCATTCGATAATAACGTTGAAGCTCGAATGGAACTACCAAACAATGGCCACTTAGGTGATCAATCGCATCGTGGATTCACATTCAAACGAGAAGTATTACAAAACACTGAATGGGACGGTGAGATTCGTAGTTCGTTCATTTCGAACGAATCGAAGTCCGACGATTGGCTGCCAATCCCTGGATTACCATTCCCATTTTCGCCAGAAGCGACTGCTGCATTGTCCGCATCTGGATATCTTCCACAGATGCCATTACTGGGTATGTCCTCCGTGTCATCGTTTGGAACGAACGACAATGCAAATCGTACCAATGTACCGCCGTTGAGAATTTTCAACCCAGAAGCGTACTGCGGTCTTTGTAATAAGGAATTCTGCAATAAGTACTTTCTAAAGACACACAAAGCCAATAAGCACGGAATATATGAGCCGCAAAGCGGTACTAACGAAGCTCTGCCCAACATTGGCTCATTCAATCCACTTCATCAGTTCTCGCAAGTGTTCCAACTGCAGCAACAACAAGCTGCTCTCCAAGAACAGCAGGAACAATCTAGTCACCAAAATCCGAACCAAAACGCGGATCACATACCACAACAGCTGCCCCAAATGCATCCTATGACCACCCCAAAACTGCCAATAAACCCAATTCAACCAACAGTATTTTGTGACATTTGTTTCAAAAAGTTCAGTAGTCTCAGTGCAATGCGTAAACATAGAAGCAAAGCTCACGACAGGTCAACAAACCAACAACAACAGCCTTCACAATTACAACATCAACCTTTGCAGCCAATATCTGAACATAAAACGGAACCGGAGTCACCGTCGAATCTCGGACAGATGACGCCAAATGGAGCACCATTGCGGCTTCCTGATGGCTTCCGCGAAGATTATTCCATCGAACAAGAAGACGCACCTTTCACACCGCAACCGCGTCAGCTATCGCCACTCTCGATCCAAGCTGCCCGTGAGGCAAATTTTTCCGCAGAAAAACTGAAGCTTCTAGGTGTGATGAATCCAGAAGCGTTCTGTGAAATTTGCTGCAAAGAATATTGCAATACTTATTTCCTTCGTACCCACAAACTTAAACGCCATGGAATTTTCCCACCGTCGGAAGAAATCAAGGATGAGCAGCGCAGTCCGTGGAATTTCATTCAGACTAGTCCACTTAATTTGATTGTTGGCAATACTGACGTATCTGGGCTTCCACCACCATTGAGGACTTTGTCCGAGAATGAAGAAAATAATTTGCCCAAGATAGATCTTTTGAAAGATGTAGATGCAAACAAGTCTGCTGATGAGGAACAGAATCAGGCAGATGTGTCAGATGTGAAGCAGGGAGACTCGAACGCAGAACAGGAAGCAGAAGCCATCAGCGTAGACCTGCAGAAGCTGCAATCAATGATAATGCAATTAAATGATTTGAACAATCAACGAAAGATGACGTGTGGTGTTTGTGGGAAAGAGATGGAAAATCAGTACTTATTACATGCCCACATGATCCAAGAGCATAACAATATGAACGAGAACAATAATGGAGTAAAGTCCTCTCCGGAACTAGCCCTCATGCCAACGTCGCCCAATGAGTATGAAGTGTGTAAGCAATGTGATAAAGAGTTTTCGAACGCATTCATGTTGAAGCAGCACTTGATTGAGGTTCACGGAACTGCAAATGGAAGTCTGAAACGGGAAGGATTTATTACACCGGATCGTCCCACCACTACTCCGACATTAAGTATGCCGCCGGGGCCGAGTTACATTGATAGGAAGCCAACTTTCTCGATGACGCCCACAAGCAGCTATTGTGAGATATGCAACAAAGAGCTGTGCAATAAGTATTTCATGAAAACTCATATGCAAAGGATGCATGGTATCGAGATTGAGAATGGGGCACAGATTGGGGGAGTTGTGTGCAATATTTGCAATAAAGAGTTATGCAGTAAATATTTTCTTCGTGTTCACAAGCACAATACGCATGGTATTGTTGAGGAAGGATCTCCGCTGCCGCAAACACGAAGTAACGGCGAGTCAGCGGGGGTGAAATCCGAGGGGCCATTTTCTCCGGATAGTATGCTGAAACCAGGAGAAATCTCGGATGTTAGCAACCGGTATTATTCCCATTTTACTGAGGTATGTCCGTTGTGTAGTCGACGATTCAGAAGCGCTAAATGGCTTCGAGCTCATCTTCTGAGTGATCACGGCACAATGGGTGCGGAGAAGCTTCGGGAAATTGAACACAAACTGGGAAGTGGCAACAAGCCTAATAGTCCATCTTTGAAGATACCCAATGGAGGTCTGCAAATTAATACCGCTGAACAGAAATTCAATCCGAAAGCATCTTTTGGATTTCAATCGCCGGGTGCAAAGTTTCTCATGAAAAATCCGTTCTGTGGTTTGTTTGGAGTAGATCCTTCAAATTCCAATGTTGGTCCGAAAGGCTACCAATGTTCGTACTGTCCGTTTGCAACCCCACTGCTTCCATTGTTGTTCATCCACGAAAGAACTCACACAAGCTTGGATATTGTACAACAGCAGCTGCTACAGGAAGAGGAAAAGCAGCAGCATCAGGATTCTTCTCCGCCGTCACTTGTCATCAAATCGGAATCGGCTGTATCGTTGGCGAGAGACGTCAGCAGCTATTCGATTCCGACATCAATCCCATCAACTGTAACACCTTCGTTGACGCCAGCTTCCACTCCTGTTCCATCTGCAACGCAAGAACCACTGAACTTGCAACCTTCGACGGCACAGCAGCCCTTCGATCGTGATTCACCACCCGCACCATCACAGGATTCGCACAAATCTCCGACCCCGAAATCCGAACGTAATGGACTTCTTTCGGAGATGGCTAACCTCACTCAACGGCCAGCCGTATATGCTTTGCCTCAGCAAAGTGGACCGTTGCTGATGCAGTCTTTCCTCCTGGAGGAGTCGGTTGCCGGGCACCCGAAGAATCCAGAAGAGCAGCCACCTGCAAACAGGTTTGTACCAGCTGTTGTTTTCCTACCTGTTAAAGAACGTATCCTCGCACCGATGACAATATCGTTCACGCTGAGCCCTGCCTAG